The Dromaius novaehollandiae isolate bDroNov1 chromosome 9, bDroNov1.hap1, whole genome shotgun sequence nucleotide sequence GTATAGCTGCATGCCTGCTCTCTTGGCTGGTTTTGGTGGAATAGTGTTCTTATGTGGAAGTGGTGGCAAGAATTATGTTCACAGTTCAGATTTGGCACTTAGTGAGCTTTCATTTGTCTTACCCTCGTAAGTTTGAGGCAACATTACAGTCCTTTTACCACAAAACAGATTGCACAAAGCGTCACGGAATTTCTCTGCTACAAAAAAATACATGACTGGGTCGAGGGCACCATTTAGACTGGTGAGGCAGGAAGTAATGCGGTTACCGAGTGCTAGAACACGCTGTGTTTCACAGGAAGTCTTGGTCCCGTCATAATGGAGAATATAAATGTAGCGATTGACGTGATAAGGTACAAAGCAGATCAGAAAGATGACTAGGACCATGATGAtcattttgattgctttttcctTTAGGTGTTTCTCGACTCTGTTCCCACTCCTCAGGCTTCGGATGATTAATAAGTAACAAGTCACTGTAGTAACAAATGGGAAGGTGAATGCCACTGCTAGGGACACAAGAGCATGACGTGATGCCTTTTCTCTGTAGAGCTGCAGGCAGACTGTTGTGTTGTTCACCTCTGCCGTCTGCACGCTGATCAGCAGGGGTGCCATTGCAACAGCAACTATAACCCATAGAAAGGCACACGCCAAATGGGCGTAGAGGGACCTGCGGAGCTTCATAGACTTCACAGGGTGCACGATGGCTAGGAAACGGTCTACACTGATACACATAAGGAAGTAGATACTGGCATACATGTTGaggtaaaaaagaaaacctgtgagTCTGCATGGGATCTCACCAAATGGCCAATGATTACCAGAAAAATGATATACCAACCGGGTGGGAAGTACCAGCACAAAGGACAGGTCAGCTACAGCAAGATGCATCAGGAAAATGTTGGCAGGTGTGCCTGACTTTTGGTCCCGAATGAAGAGCCAAAGAGCTAGGGCATTGCCAGCAAAGGCCAGGATGAAGTCCAGGAAATAGAAAGTGGCAAAAAGGATGTTTTCCAGGTGTGTTTCTTTGCCACATTGCTCTGaagttttcaaaaagaaatttgATTGGTTTGAGCAATTGAAGAGCAGGCTTGAGGGATCTGCTGGGCCATTCATTCTTCACAACAGGTTTGGAGCACAAAGCAGAAACCTGAAAGAATTGAAACGGTATCTTACAAAAGAGCCTGGTTTTGTGGAAAGAAAACCCATGGGAATCTGTGATGTTTGCTGATACTGGTACTTAATAGGAGAGGTCAGTCTGAGTTATAACACTTACCTTAAAATTCTGAATGCCTCCGGCTCAGACCAGCTGGGTTTTTCCAGACCATTAATTCCTGTTGAACTAACCGCTGTAAAGAGTTAGCTAGCTGGTTATGAACTTGATATCCAGGCTGTGCTGAGACCTGTTGGATGACAGAGTAGTTAAATGCTCGTGTATTATGTTTATGGAAAAATGGAAGTGGATACTGTATGTCTAGCTAGAAAGTAATTGCtatgtttaattttgaaatactGGGTTAGGACTGAAGAGCTCCAGATGAACTGGCTTCTCTGAACGCAGGTATCTACTGTAAGATGACCTAGATTAGAATATCTGTCTTGTTCCTAGAAGGGATGTAGGACAAGTCTGGTATTGGagtaattaaaaatgtttcaaagtgcAGGTTTCCTGAAAATCTACAGTGAGAATTATTTTAGTCTGAAGTCCTGTATTTAAGGCAAATACTTTTAGGTGCAATAGCAGAGAAAACTTTTCAGGTGGGTAGCAGCATCTGATTTGAACAGCAAAACACACTGAATTGACCTGGAAAAGATTACTAGCTATGCCCGTGCTGTTGGTCGTTGTCAAAGAGTCATCCTTCTCTACGGgtttcctcttctcccagcaTGACCATCTCTCCCTTGAAAGCTCCTCAGCTCCACTGTAGCTTATCTAGGGGCTTTTCCAAGTGGCAGCATAGTAAAACTGAACATACTTTTGCTACTCTTGTTGTTTCCTACCTTTTTAGAGGCTAAGTAGCTAAGGAAGctgaaaaaagctgaaagagaggaaacgtacagaaaagcaaagagctaGAGTGCATTGTAGAGATCGCCAAGGCAGTGTCAGGTGAAACTGGATTTGcaaacacttggaaaaaaaaaactgaagtaatgatagcaaaagacaaaaagaatCTTCATTTGGCTTGGCCATTTGTTTTTTGTCTAGGGAAACTACGAAgtatctgttttttcctttgacatATTTGTCAGCAATGAAAATGTCTATAAAGTGTTTTCTCTTTAAGATCAgcctgctccctttccccctcctcatGTTGAGATTTTAAGATAGTTATTGATACTGTATCACAAAATTTTCAGTCTTGGCCAGAAGCTACTCTGTGTGCTGAAATCTTACATCATTAGACAGCTGATTTGAGGCAGTAGGCAGTGCATCAAACTTCCCAACACAACTTTTTATTCAGATATCTGTAGACATTGGTGGCTGATTGAGAAACTTGAAATGGCTGGTTAGGAACAGACCAAAAATATggcaaatggaaacaaaattccAAGGTAATTCCCATTTTTTGTTTGGCTTCTGTCACTTTCAGGTGGACAGAAAACTATAGTAGCTAGAGGTGAATACACCCTGGACAACTTTTGCTTAGTTCACACTCAAAGAGACAAAAGTCAACAGAGGAGAGCATAATGAATGAAATTCAGAAGCTGAGATTCCTTCATGTGGCCGCAGAGGGTCCTCCTTACTTCATGCATTGCTTATATATGCTGCATGTTTATGGCACAAAAAAGACTCAAGTTTTGAGTGTATGGGCACTCGTTGTCTGCTGCTAGCTGCATGCTTCTTTGCAGTCCTAGAGATGGCAACATACTGTTATCTTGGAGTTACTAAAGTATGTATGCAAGGGAGACTGTACAGCCTTTTTTTCTGGAGGACATCTAATTCTTTAAAAACACACCTGAACTCTTCAGCTACTCAGTCCCCATTGCTTACAtgcacaaaatgaaaattaattcttgttcttttctgcatgatttttttGGATTTACAGAGGACCCCACAATTGTTGTTCCTAGTGTTTTTGTCGTTTAAAAAGTAAAGTCTACAAGTATTTTTGAACATAAGAGTTTGAAATTTCTATGTGATGGTAACACTGAATACTTAAGTACTTGTCTTCCCTGGATGCAGTTAGtttgaatatgtatttttcttttacataccAAAGGAGGAATAGGAGGAGACCATACCTTTTTACTGGCTGTTAATTTACAATGCTACCTACTACTTGAAGTTCTGGCTAAATGATCTTTTTTGTGACAAGTGGTTTGTTTAAGTATTTCTTCATCTGCAAAAAATGTAAGGAGGTGATCCTTGTACACATACGCACCTGTCAGTGATCGGGCAGTCTGATGGCTAAGTATTACTCTATACCTGGTTGTGACACCACTGAAAAATAGCAAATGCTGGATTGGAGAAGCTTAAAAAGCTGAGGCAAGCATGGTCTTATGGATCAGACAGGGATGACTTTTGCCTCGATGATAGTGACTTAAATCATTCCAAGAGGTGAAGCAGTAAGCAGAGACTTCTTCCCTGTTTTCAAGCTAAATATTAGGGGTTTAGCAGTCTGAAACGTTCTGTCAGAGTTCTCTCAGTGATTTCTGTCTGGATGTGTTTTCATGGCAAAAATACTGTGGggtggaggggaaaggaggatgTGAGGGATATCTAGAAGTCCAGTAGATCAGTGACAAAAAGAGGAAGGCTTAGAACTGATAATAAAAAGTAAATAgattctgtcttttaaaatgagtGCCTTCATAGGAGAGCTGCGGTTACCTCGTTTACCTttgagaggaagggggagagagggagggaggtgtATTTCATTGTCTTGTCAGAAatgatagaaaaaagaaatgagtctCTAATTTTTCTAAAGTTTTTTAAACTAGAAGTAATTTGTgatcaaatgttttattttctttacaattCTGTCTGACTTGAAAATCATAGT carries:
- the GPR17 gene encoding uracil nucleotide/cysteinyl leukotriene receptor, with the translated sequence MNGPADPSSLLFNCSNQSNFFLKTSEQCGKETHLENILFATFYFLDFILAFAGNALALWLFIRDQKSGTPANIFLMHLAVADLSFVLVLPTRLVYHFSGNHWPFGEIPCRLTGFLFYLNMYASIYFLMCISVDRFLAIVHPVKSMKLRRSLYAHLACAFLWVIVAVAMAPLLISVQTAEVNNTTVCLQLYREKASRHALVSLAVAFTFPFVTTVTCYLLIIRSLRSGNRVEKHLKEKAIKMIIMVLVIFLICFVPYHVNRYIYILHYDGTKTSCETQRVLALGNRITSCLTSLNGALDPVMYFFVAEKFRDALCNLFCGKRTVMLPQTYEGKTNESSLSAKSEL